Proteins from one Emys orbicularis isolate rEmyOrb1 chromosome 2, rEmyOrb1.hap1, whole genome shotgun sequence genomic window:
- the HERPUD2 gene encoding homocysteine-responsive endoplasmic reticulum-resident ubiquitin-like domain member 2 protein has translation MDQSLVGHPVTLIIKAPNQKYTDQTISCFLDWTVGTLKTHLSKVYPSKPSTKDQRLVYSGRLLPDHLQLKDILRKQDEYHMVHLVCTSRTPPSSPKPSTSSVCHGASTSGNSSNSEHSGSTTPSPTSQESLSTSINCSSDGVRHRNLPQAQSNPVQSHQFPYLMQGNIGNQFPGQGVSTGFSMYPAFSPLQMIWWQQMYARQYYMQYQAAVSAQATSSPEPVRSAVAQPVNSEHVPANEPPAVPNVAAQENRPVNQNIQMNAQGGPVVNEEDFNRDWLDWMYTFSRAAILLSIVYFYSSFSRFVMVMGAMLLVYLHQAGWFPFRQEGGQQQAANNNAEVNRDGQNVNNPDLEEMERLMDDGIDEESGEDAGEDGSTEQHPGFMASAWSFITTFFTSLIPEGPPQVGN, from the exons ATGGACCAAAGCCTGGTGGGTCACCCGGTGACCCTCATCATCAAAGCGCCCAACCAGAAATACACCGACCAGACCATCAGCTGCTTCCTGGACTGGACCGTGGGCACGCTGAAAACTCACCTCTCGAAAGTCTACCCCAGTAAGCCG TCTACAAAGGATCAGAGACTGGTGTATTCTGGCAGACTGCTTCCTGATCATCTGCAGCTGAAAGATATTCTCAGAAAA cAAGATGAATATCATATGGTTCATCTAGTATGTACTTCACGGACCCCCCCAAGTTCTCCAAAACCAAGCACCAGTTCTGTGTGTCATGGAGCATCGACATCTGgcaacagctca aattcAGAACATTCTGGATCAACAACTCCATCACCCACAAGCCAAGAATCTTTATCTACATCTATAAACTGTAGCTCAGATGGAGTGAGGCATCGTAACCTTCCACAAGCACAAAGCAATCCTGTGCAAAGCCACCAGTTCCCATATTTAATGCAAGG CAACATAGGCAACCAGTTTCCAGGTCAAGGTGTTTCTACTGGATTTTCAATGTACCCTGCATTCAGCCCATTACAGATGATATGGTGGCAACAAATGTATGCACGTCAGTACTACATGCAATA tcaAGCTGCAGTTTCAGCCCAGGCAACATCCAGCCCTGAGCCAGTCAGATCAGCCGTCGCGCAGCCTGTAAATTCAGAGCATGTTCCTGCAAATGAGCCCCCAGCAGTGCCAAACGTAGCAGCACAGGAGAACAGGCCTGTAAACCAGAATATTCAAATGAATGCACAAGGAGGTCCAGTAGTGAATGAGGAGGACTTCAATCGAGACTGGTTAGACTGGATGTACACATTCTCTAGAGCAGCTATTCTCCTCAGCATTGTATACTTTTATTCTTCCTTCAGTCGGTTTGTCATGGTAATGGGAGCCATGCTACTGGTTTATTT ACACCAAGCTGGATGGTTCCCCTTTAGGCAAGAGGGAGGCCAGCAACAGGCAGCCAATAACAATGCAGAAGTGAACCGTGATGGACAAAATGTAAATAACCCTGACCTTGAGGAGATG gAGCGTCTTATGGATGATGGGATTGATGAAGAGAGTGGAGAAGATGCAGGTGAAGATGGCAGTACAGAGCAGCATCCTGGATTCATGGCTTCAGCTTGGTCCTTCATCACCACCTTCTTCACATCGCTCATCCCTGAAGGACCTCCACAGGTTGGCAATTAG